The following are from one region of the Poecilia reticulata strain Guanapo linkage group LG7, Guppy_female_1.0+MT, whole genome shotgun sequence genome:
- the hnf4a gene encoding hepatocyte nuclear factor 4-alpha isoform X1, translated as MDMADYSEALDPAYTTLEFENMQVLPLGADSSPAESANMNATGHLAAGSLCAICGDRATGKHYGASSCDGCKGFFRRSVRKNHMYSCRFNRQCIVDKDKRNQCRYCRLKKCFRAGMKKEAVQNERDRISTRRSSYEDSSLPSINALIQADVLSRQITSPAPILNGDIRTKKIATITDVCESMKQQLLVLVEWAKYIPAFCDLPLDDQVALLRAHAGEHLLLGAAKRSMLYKDILLLGNDHIIPRNCPELEVGRVAVRILDELVLPFQELQIDDNEYACLKAIVFFDPDAKGLSDPGKIKRMRYQVQVSLEDYINDRQYDSRGRFGELLLLLPTLQSITWQMIEQIQFVKLFGMAKIDNLLQEMLLGGSANEAPHAPHSLHPHLVQEHLSSNVIVTSNMPTPIHNGQISTPETPIPSPPTASGSEHYKMPQGVIATVPKQPTSIPQPTITKQETI; from the exons ATGGACATGGCAGACTACAGCGAGGCTCTGGACCCGGCCTACACCACGCTGGAGTTCGAAAACATGCAAGTGCTCCCCTTGGGTGCAG ACTCCTCGCCGGCTGAAAGCGCCAAYATGAACGCCACGGGCCACCTGGCAGCAGGCAGCTTGTGCGCCATATGTGGTGACAGAGCGACGGGGAAGCACTACGGGGCGTCCAGCTGCGATGGTTGCAAGGGCTTCTTCAGGCGCAGCGTCCGCAAGAACCACATGTACTCATGCAG GTTTAACAGACAGTGCATTGTAGACAAAGACAAGAGAAACCAATGCAGATACTGCAGACTGAAGAAATGCTTCAGAGCTGGCATGAAGAAGGAAG CTGTACAGAACGAGAGAGACCGAATCAGCACCAGGCGGTCCAGCTACGAAGACAGCAGTCTACCGTCCATCAACGCTCTCATTCAGGCAGACGTTCTATCCAGACAG ATCACGTCGCCTGCGCCCATACTGAACGGCGACATAAGGACCAAAAAGATCGCCACCATCACGGACGTCTGTGAGTccatgaagcagcagctgctggttctggtggagTGGGCCAAGTACATCCCAGCTTTCTGCGACCTTCCCCTGGACGACCAG GTGGCGCTGCTGCGAGCTCATGCAGGAGAGCATCTGTTGCTTGGTGCAGCCAAGAGGTCCATGCTCTACAAAGACATCCTCTTATTAG GAAATGATCACATTATCCCCAGAAACTGTCCAGAGTTGGAGGTGGGAAGGGTAGCAGTGAGGATCCTGGATGAGCTGGTGCTTCCCTTTCAGGAGCTCCAGATAGACGACAACGAATACGCCTGCCTGAAGGCCATCGTTTTCTTCGACCCAG ATGCAAAAGGCCTGAGTGACCCGGGGAAGATCAAGCGGATGCGGTACCAGGTCCAGGTCAGCCTGGAGGACTACATCAACGACCGGCAGTACGACTCCCGGGGCCGCTTCGGggagctcctcctgctgctgccgaCGCTACAGAGCATCACCTGGCAGATGATCGAGCAGATCCAGTTTGTAAAACTCTTCGGCATGGCCAAGATCGACAATCTGCTGCAAGAAATGCTTCTGGGAG GTTCGGCTAACGAAGCTCCACATGCGCCGCACTCTCTGCACCCTCATCTGGTCCAGGAGCATCTCAGTAGCAACGTCATAGTAACCAGCAACATGCCAACGCCAATCCACAACGGTCAAATCT CCACTCCTGAAACCCCGATCCCGTCCCCGCCCACCGCCTCTGGATCAGAACATTATAAAATGCCTCAGGGCGTCATAGCAACGGTGCCCAAGCAGCCGACCTCCATCCCTCAGCCGACCATCACGAAGCAGGAGACCATATAA
- the hnf4a gene encoding hepatocyte nuclear factor 4-alpha isoform X2 — MTVAKEKTVSGDYLLQDSSPAESANMNATGHLAAGSLCAICGDRATGKHYGASSCDGCKGFFRRSVRKNHMYSCRFNRQCIVDKDKRNQCRYCRLKKCFRAGMKKEAVQNERDRISTRRSSYEDSSLPSINALIQADVLSRQITSPAPILNGDIRTKKIATITDVCESMKQQLLVLVEWAKYIPAFCDLPLDDQVALLRAHAGEHLLLGAAKRSMLYKDILLLGNDHIIPRNCPELEVGRVAVRILDELVLPFQELQIDDNEYACLKAIVFFDPDAKGLSDPGKIKRMRYQVQVSLEDYINDRQYDSRGRFGELLLLLPTLQSITWQMIEQIQFVKLFGMAKIDNLLQEMLLGGSANEAPHAPHSLHPHLVQEHLSSNVIVTSNMPTPIHNGQISTPETPIPSPPTASGSEHYKMPQGVIATVPKQPTSIPQPTITKQETI; from the exons ATGACTGTAGCTAAAGAGAAAACTGTCTCCGGTGATTATCTCCTCCAAG ACTCCTCGCCGGCTGAAAGCGCCAAYATGAACGCCACGGGCCACCTGGCAGCAGGCAGCTTGTGCGCCATATGTGGTGACAGAGCGACGGGGAAGCACTACGGGGCGTCCAGCTGCGATGGTTGCAAGGGCTTCTTCAGGCGCAGCGTCCGCAAGAACCACATGTACTCATGCAG GTTTAACAGACAGTGCATTGTAGACAAAGACAAGAGAAACCAATGCAGATACTGCAGACTGAAGAAATGCTTCAGAGCTGGCATGAAGAAGGAAG CTGTACAGAACGAGAGAGACCGAATCAGCACCAGGCGGTCCAGCTACGAAGACAGCAGTCTACCGTCCATCAACGCTCTCATTCAGGCAGACGTTCTATCCAGACAG ATCACGTCGCCTGCGCCCATACTGAACGGCGACATAAGGACCAAAAAGATCGCCACCATCACGGACGTCTGTGAGTccatgaagcagcagctgctggttctggtggagTGGGCCAAGTACATCCCAGCTTTCTGCGACCTTCCCCTGGACGACCAG GTGGCGCTGCTGCGAGCTCATGCAGGAGAGCATCTGTTGCTTGGTGCAGCCAAGAGGTCCATGCTCTACAAAGACATCCTCTTATTAG GAAATGATCACATTATCCCCAGAAACTGTCCAGAGTTGGAGGTGGGAAGGGTAGCAGTGAGGATCCTGGATGAGCTGGTGCTTCCCTTTCAGGAGCTCCAGATAGACGACAACGAATACGCCTGCCTGAAGGCCATCGTTTTCTTCGACCCAG ATGCAAAAGGCCTGAGTGACCCGGGGAAGATCAAGCGGATGCGGTACCAGGTCCAGGTCAGCCTGGAGGACTACATCAACGACCGGCAGTACGACTCCCGGGGCCGCTTCGGggagctcctcctgctgctgccgaCGCTACAGAGCATCACCTGGCAGATGATCGAGCAGATCCAGTTTGTAAAACTCTTCGGCATGGCCAAGATCGACAATCTGCTGCAAGAAATGCTTCTGGGAG GTTCGGCTAACGAAGCTCCACATGCGCCGCACTCTCTGCACCCTCATCTGGTCCAGGAGCATCTCAGTAGCAACGTCATAGTAACCAGCAACATGCCAACGCCAATCCACAACGGTCAAATCT CCACTCCTGAAACCCCGATCCCGTCCCCGCCCACCGCCTCTGGATCAGAACATTATAAAATGCCTCAGGGCGTCATAGCAACGGTGCCCAAGCAGCCGACCTCCATCCCTCAGCCGACCATCACGAAGCAGGAGACCATATAA
- the hnf4a gene encoding hepatocyte nuclear factor 4-alpha isoform X4 — translation MYCQDGTLRFNDPDSSPAESANMNATGHLAAGSLCAICGDRATGKHYGASSCDGCKGFFRRSVRKNHMYSCRFNRQCIVDKDKRNQCRYCRLKKCFRAGMKKEAVQNERDRISTRRSSYEDSSLPSINALIQADVLSRQITSPAPILNGDIRTKKIATITDVCESMKQQLLVLVEWAKYIPAFCDLPLDDQVALLRAHAGEHLLLGAAKRSMLYKDILLLGNDHIIPRNCPELEVGRVAVRILDELVLPFQELQIDDNEYACLKAIVFFDPDAKGLSDPGKIKRMRYQVQVSLEDYINDRQYDSRGRFGELLLLLPTLQSITWQMIEQIQFVKLFGMAKIDNLLQEMLLGGSANEAPHAPHSLHPHLVQEHLSSNVIVTSNMPTPIHNGQISTPETPIPSPPTASGSEHYKMPQGVIATVPKQPTSIPQPTITKQETI, via the exons ACTCCTCGCCGGCTGAAAGCGCCAAYATGAACGCCACGGGCCACCTGGCAGCAGGCAGCTTGTGCGCCATATGTGGTGACAGAGCGACGGGGAAGCACTACGGGGCGTCCAGCTGCGATGGTTGCAAGGGCTTCTTCAGGCGCAGCGTCCGCAAGAACCACATGTACTCATGCAG GTTTAACAGACAGTGCATTGTAGACAAAGACAAGAGAAACCAATGCAGATACTGCAGACTGAAGAAATGCTTCAGAGCTGGCATGAAGAAGGAAG CTGTACAGAACGAGAGAGACCGAATCAGCACCAGGCGGTCCAGCTACGAAGACAGCAGTCTACCGTCCATCAACGCTCTCATTCAGGCAGACGTTCTATCCAGACAG ATCACGTCGCCTGCGCCCATACTGAACGGCGACATAAGGACCAAAAAGATCGCCACCATCACGGACGTCTGTGAGTccatgaagcagcagctgctggttctggtggagTGGGCCAAGTACATCCCAGCTTTCTGCGACCTTCCCCTGGACGACCAG GTGGCGCTGCTGCGAGCTCATGCAGGAGAGCATCTGTTGCTTGGTGCAGCCAAGAGGTCCATGCTCTACAAAGACATCCTCTTATTAG GAAATGATCACATTATCCCCAGAAACTGTCCAGAGTTGGAGGTGGGAAGGGTAGCAGTGAGGATCCTGGATGAGCTGGTGCTTCCCTTTCAGGAGCTCCAGATAGACGACAACGAATACGCCTGCCTGAAGGCCATCGTTTTCTTCGACCCAG ATGCAAAAGGCCTGAGTGACCCGGGGAAGATCAAGCGGATGCGGTACCAGGTCCAGGTCAGCCTGGAGGACTACATCAACGACCGGCAGTACGACTCCCGGGGCCGCTTCGGggagctcctcctgctgctgccgaCGCTACAGAGCATCACCTGGCAGATGATCGAGCAGATCCAGTTTGTAAAACTCTTCGGCATGGCCAAGATCGACAATCTGCTGCAAGAAATGCTTCTGGGAG GTTCGGCTAACGAAGCTCCACATGCGCCGCACTCTCTGCACCCTCATCTGGTCCAGGAGCATCTCAGTAGCAACGTCATAGTAACCAGCAACATGCCAACGCCAATCCACAACGGTCAAATCT CCACTCCTGAAACCCCGATCCCGTCCCCGCCCACCGCCTCTGGATCAGAACATTATAAAATGCCTCAGGGCGTCATAGCAACGGTGCCCAAGCAGCCGACCTCCATCCCTCAGCCGACCATCACGAAGCAGGAGACCATATAA
- the hnf4a gene encoding hepatocyte nuclear factor 4-alpha isoform X3 has product MVNVNTQVSSSMEPPFDSSPAESANMNATGHLAAGSLCAICGDRATGKHYGASSCDGCKGFFRRSVRKNHMYSCRFNRQCIVDKDKRNQCRYCRLKKCFRAGMKKEAVQNERDRISTRRSSYEDSSLPSINALIQADVLSRQITSPAPILNGDIRTKKIATITDVCESMKQQLLVLVEWAKYIPAFCDLPLDDQVALLRAHAGEHLLLGAAKRSMLYKDILLLGNDHIIPRNCPELEVGRVAVRILDELVLPFQELQIDDNEYACLKAIVFFDPDAKGLSDPGKIKRMRYQVQVSLEDYINDRQYDSRGRFGELLLLLPTLQSITWQMIEQIQFVKLFGMAKIDNLLQEMLLGGSANEAPHAPHSLHPHLVQEHLSSNVIVTSNMPTPIHNGQISTPETPIPSPPTASGSEHYKMPQGVIATVPKQPTSIPQPTITKQETI; this is encoded by the exons ACTCCTCGCCGGCTGAAAGCGCCAAYATGAACGCCACGGGCCACCTGGCAGCAGGCAGCTTGTGCGCCATATGTGGTGACAGAGCGACGGGGAAGCACTACGGGGCGTCCAGCTGCGATGGTTGCAAGGGCTTCTTCAGGCGCAGCGTCCGCAAGAACCACATGTACTCATGCAG GTTTAACAGACAGTGCATTGTAGACAAAGACAAGAGAAACCAATGCAGATACTGCAGACTGAAGAAATGCTTCAGAGCTGGCATGAAGAAGGAAG CTGTACAGAACGAGAGAGACCGAATCAGCACCAGGCGGTCCAGCTACGAAGACAGCAGTCTACCGTCCATCAACGCTCTCATTCAGGCAGACGTTCTATCCAGACAG ATCACGTCGCCTGCGCCCATACTGAACGGCGACATAAGGACCAAAAAGATCGCCACCATCACGGACGTCTGTGAGTccatgaagcagcagctgctggttctggtggagTGGGCCAAGTACATCCCAGCTTTCTGCGACCTTCCCCTGGACGACCAG GTGGCGCTGCTGCGAGCTCATGCAGGAGAGCATCTGTTGCTTGGTGCAGCCAAGAGGTCCATGCTCTACAAAGACATCCTCTTATTAG GAAATGATCACATTATCCCCAGAAACTGTCCAGAGTTGGAGGTGGGAAGGGTAGCAGTGAGGATCCTGGATGAGCTGGTGCTTCCCTTTCAGGAGCTCCAGATAGACGACAACGAATACGCCTGCCTGAAGGCCATCGTTTTCTTCGACCCAG ATGCAAAAGGCCTGAGTGACCCGGGGAAGATCAAGCGGATGCGGTACCAGGTCCAGGTCAGCCTGGAGGACTACATCAACGACCGGCAGTACGACTCCCGGGGCCGCTTCGGggagctcctcctgctgctgccgaCGCTACAGAGCATCACCTGGCAGATGATCGAGCAGATCCAGTTTGTAAAACTCTTCGGCATGGCCAAGATCGACAATCTGCTGCAAGAAATGCTTCTGGGAG GTTCGGCTAACGAAGCTCCACATGCGCCGCACTCTCTGCACCCTCATCTGGTCCAGGAGCATCTCAGTAGCAACGTCATAGTAACCAGCAACATGCCAACGCCAATCCACAACGGTCAAATCT CCACTCCTGAAACCCCGATCCCGTCCCCGCCCACCGCCTCTGGATCAGAACATTATAAAATGCCTCAGGGCGTCATAGCAACGGTGCCCAAGCAGCCGACCTCCATCCCTCAGCCGACCATCACGAAGCAGGAGACCATATAA
- the ttpal gene encoding alpha-tocopherol transfer protein-like isoform X1 codes for MGEPRSQNPEKKDFVPTDSLSQSMADQHESVSLSPPQADRATAAGHSWFPGPPPPMYSCTLTPELVAKAREELQEKPEWRLRDVQALRDMILKEHPNLRTRLDDAFLLRFLRARKFDYDRALQLLLNYHAGRKTWPEVFQDLKPSSVKHVLDLGFLTVLPRPDPNGRYILFLRPGKWKPNDYPFVDNVRALYLTLEKLIQPEEXQVNGLVILADYTGVGMSQASNPGPFLAKKIVSILQDGFPIRIKAVNIINEPRIFKGIFAIIKPFLKEKMAERYVLHGSDLRSLHRNIPPSVLPEEYGGTAGRLDMSAWSRLLLDCEEEFVVEFCQPDPLEGVVLPDSMLCEGEQAGGREEDGFRALRSQLYYCY; via the exons ATGGGAGAACCCCGTTCACAAAACCcggaaaaaaaggattttgtaCCGACAG attctcTCAGTCAGTCCATGGCCGATCAGCATGAGTCCGTCAGCCTCAGTCCTCCCCAGGCGGACCGTGCAACAGCTGCAGGACACAGCTGGTTCCCTGGCCCACCTCCACCCATGTATTCCTGCACCTTGACCCCTGAACTGGTGGCCAAAGCACGGGAAGAGCTCCAGGAGAAGCCCGAGTGGCGCCTACGAGATGTCCAAGCACTGAGAGACATGATTCTTAAG GAACATCCCAATCTCAGRACCCGACTGGACGACGCCTTCCTCCTGCGCTTCCTGCGGGCCAGGAAGTTCGACTACGACCgcgctctgcagctgctgctcaatTACCACGCGGGCCGTAAAACCTGGCCGGAGGTCTTCCAGGACCTGAAGCCATCCTCKGTCAAACACGTCCTGGACCTGGGCTTTCTCACGGTCCTGCCGAGGCCMGATCCCAACGGCAGATACATCCTCTTCCTCCGGCCAG GAAAATGGAAGCCAAACGACTATCCGTTTGTGGACAACGTGCGCGCTCTTTATCTGACTCTGGAGAAGCTGATCCAGCCGGAGGAARCGCAGGTGAACGGGTTGGTCATCCTAGCCGACTACACTGGGGTGGGAATGTCGCAAGCCTCCAATCCAGGTCCTTTTCTTGCCAAAAAAATCGTGAGCATCCTCCAG GATGGCTTTCCTATCAGAATCAAGGCCGTTAACATAATTAACGAGCCCCGGATTTTCAAAGGCATCTTTGCTATAATCAAGCCTTTCCTGAAGGAGAAGATGGCAGAGAGG TACGTCCTGCACGGCTCGGACCTGCGCTCTCTGCACCGGAACATCCCGCCGTCTGTTCTGCCAGAGGAATACGGCGGCACCGCCGGCCGGCTGGACATGAGCGCCTGGTCGAGGCTGCTGCTGGACTGCGAGGAGGAGTTCGTGGTGGAGTTCTGCCAGCCGGATCCACTAGAGGGCGTGGTGCTCCCAGACTCCATGCTGTGTGAAGGGGAGCAGGCAGGAGGGCGGGAGGAGGACGGCTTCAGGGCGCTGCGCTCTCAACTTTACTACTGCTACTGA
- the ttpal gene encoding alpha-tocopherol transfer protein-like isoform X2 yields the protein MADQHESVSLSPPQADRATAAGHSWFPGPPPPMYSCTLTPELVAKAREELQEKPEWRLRDVQALRDMILKEHPNLRTRLDDAFLLRFLRARKFDYDRALQLLLNYHAGRKTWPEVFQDLKPSSVKHVLDLGFLTVLPRPDPNGRYILFLRPGKWKPNDYPFVDNVRALYLTLEKLIQPEEXQVNGLVILADYTGVGMSQASNPGPFLAKKIVSILQDGFPIRIKAVNIINEPRIFKGIFAIIKPFLKEKMAERYVLHGSDLRSLHRNIPPSVLPEEYGGTAGRLDMSAWSRLLLDCEEEFVVEFCQPDPLEGVVLPDSMLCEGEQAGGREEDGFRALRSQLYYCY from the exons ATGGCCGATCAGCATGAGTCCGTCAGCCTCAGTCCTCCCCAGGCGGACCGTGCAACAGCTGCAGGACACAGCTGGTTCCCTGGCCCACCTCCACCCATGTATTCCTGCACCTTGACCCCTGAACTGGTGGCCAAAGCACGGGAAGAGCTCCAGGAGAAGCCCGAGTGGCGCCTACGAGATGTCCAAGCACTGAGAGACATGATTCTTAAG GAACATCCCAATCTCAGRACCCGACTGGACGACGCCTTCCTCCTGCGCTTCCTGCGGGCCAGGAAGTTCGACTACGACCgcgctctgcagctgctgctcaatTACCACGCGGGCCGTAAAACCTGGCCGGAGGTCTTCCAGGACCTGAAGCCATCCTCKGTCAAACACGTCCTGGACCTGGGCTTTCTCACGGTCCTGCCGAGGCCMGATCCCAACGGCAGATACATCCTCTTCCTCCGGCCAG GAAAATGGAAGCCAAACGACTATCCGTTTGTGGACAACGTGCGCGCTCTTTATCTGACTCTGGAGAAGCTGATCCAGCCGGAGGAARCGCAGGTGAACGGGTTGGTCATCCTAGCCGACTACACTGGGGTGGGAATGTCGCAAGCCTCCAATCCAGGTCCTTTTCTTGCCAAAAAAATCGTGAGCATCCTCCAG GATGGCTTTCCTATCAGAATCAAGGCCGTTAACATAATTAACGAGCCCCGGATTTTCAAAGGCATCTTTGCTATAATCAAGCCTTTCCTGAAGGAGAAGATGGCAGAGAGG TACGTCCTGCACGGCTCGGACCTGCGCTCTCTGCACCGGAACATCCCGCCGTCTGTTCTGCCAGAGGAATACGGCGGCACCGCCGGCCGGCTGGACATGAGCGCCTGGTCGAGGCTGCTGCTGGACTGCGAGGAGGAGTTCGTGGTGGAGTTCTGCCAGCCGGATCCACTAGAGGGCGTGGTGCTCCCAGACTCCATGCTGTGTGAAGGGGAGCAGGCAGGAGGGCGGGAGGAGGACGGCTTCAGGGCGCTGCGCTCTCAACTTTACTACTGCTACTGA